One window of Pyxicephalus adspersus chromosome 4, UCB_Pads_2.0, whole genome shotgun sequence genomic DNA carries:
- the LOC140329766 gene encoding LOW QUALITY PROTEIN: probable cation-transporting ATPase 13A4 (The sequence of the model RefSeq protein was modified relative to this genomic sequence to represent the inferred CDS: substituted 1 base at 1 genomic stop codon) has protein sequence MERHVDQKHQALLNQGEENEMETYGYKEQSFRRAACVLGYIFSCGFLWLVFYWKPEWHVWAHCIPCSLQEADIILLKTTDEFEHFFRKRIQWIQLQDLNISMNTKTSQPVIADGKSIITKAIHKKDLKVKLIKVQKVTYVWDQEAQQFQKAGILEDNLTCNDIHSRFGSGLTREEQNIRRTICGSNAIEVDIEPIWKLLFKEVLNPFYAFEACSLALWLAVGFIEYSIAVIIMTLISIIFTVHDLRKESVKLHNLVKSNNSFKVAIRQRNGGMXKVESQCLVPGDVIILTGKRQFLPCDAILLNGGCIVNESMLTGESIPVSKTPLPNNHHNMPWKVQSGEDFKRHILFSGTEVIQTKPASNGQVKAVVLKTGFNTAKGELVRSILYPKPMNFKLYRDAFRFLMILAGVAVIGTIYTVAVFVLRGESPTQVVIKALIIITTAVPPALSAALSTGIMYAQRRLKRKGIFCISPQRINVCGRLNIICFDKTGTLTEDGLDLWGVLPSQGNCFQKIFNFTSGETLPWSPLLGALSCCHSLVSIDGNLQGDPLDLKMFESTQWEFNQSSSENNEATSSSLIVKPGQVCSSGPAEGIAIVHQFPFSSSLQRMSVITQEVGQDKLVVYMKGAPEMVTKFCREDSVPKGFSSELQYYTMKGLRVIGLAYKVLEEEKLRSDSNFIREDVESDLEFLGLLILENKLKPETKPVLQELSAANIRTVMITGDNLQTAITVAKTSGLVPENSNIILVQAEEPSGLSSAKISWHPVESQEHSPSDTKVSFNIDIEGRTILEEAQGDYHFAMSGKTYQVVLEHFQSLLPKLLVNGAIFARMSPGQKSSLIEEFQKLNYYVCMCGDGANDCGALKVAHAGISLSEQEASVASPFTSRTPNIGCIPELIKEGRAALVTSFCVFKYMTLYAMIQFVCLLLLYWQVNILSNYQLLVQDVAVTIVVCLTMSLNHAYPKLAPYRPPAQLMSPPLLLSVVIHVIVATAIQVYGFIVVQQQTWYSVHPSRACIFGNASTSNISTSFNSTILPTTSSQSGFDLNMSHESYETATLWPLTTIHCIIVAFIFSKGKPFRQPIYTNYPFSVVLIVQLGVCIFLLFADIDSIYKVLELVCMPTSWRTTILIILMITIAVSFLAEEFIVENRKLWLLMKKCFTYKSKSQYRKIIRAVEMDQSWPPINQTYRTKPVIRHSDDKTQVYSNPAFEDNEFVK, from the exons ATGGAGAGACATGTTGATCAAAAGCATCAAGCTCTGCTTAATCAGGGAGAAGAAAATGAGATG gAAACATATGGCTACAAAGAGCAGTCATTCAGAAGAGCagcctgtgttcttggatatatattttcttgtgGTTTTCTTTGGCTTGTTTTCTATTGGAAGCCTGAATGGCATGTGTGGGCACACTGTATCCCATGCAGCTTGCAGGAAGCTGACATTATACTGCTGAAGACAACA gatgaatttgaacattttttcagaaaaagaataCAATGGATTCAGCTTCAGGATTTAAACATATCAATGAACACAAAAACTTCCCAGCCAGTGATTGCTGATGGCAAGTCTATTATTACTAAAGCTATTCATAAAAAAGATCTTAAG GTCAAACTGATTAAAGTGCAAAAGGTCACCTATGTTTGGGATCAAGAAGCACAACAATTTCAGAAAGCAGG aatTCTTGAGGACAACCTGACCTGCAATGACATTCATTCAAGATTTGGATCTGGACTGACCCGTGAAGAACAGAACATcag aagaacaATATGTGGATCAAATGCCATTGAGGTTGACATTGAACCAATCTGGAAATTATTGTTCAAAGAG gttttaaaccCCTTTTATGCCTTTGAAGCTTGCAGTCTGGCTCTGTGGTTAGCAGTGGGTTTCATCGAATATTCAATTGCTGTTATTATAATGACTCTCATTTCCATCATCTTTACAGTTCATGACCTAAGAAAG GAATCTGTGAAACTTCACAACCTGGTGAAATCCAACAACAGTTTCAAGGTGGCCATTCGCCAAAGAAATGGAGGCATGTAAA AAGTAGAGTCACAGTGTTTGGTGCCAGGGGATGTAATCATTCTCACAGGAAAAAGGCAGTTCTTGCCATGTGATGCCATACTTCTTAATGGAGGATGTATTGTGAATGAAAGCATGCTTACAG GTGAAAGTATTCCTGTTTCTAAAACTCCTCTACCCAACAATCATCATAACATGCCATGGAAGGTGCAAAGCGGAGAGGATTTTAAAAGGCATATTCTGTTTAGTGGAACAGAAGTCATTCAGACAAAGCCCGCCAGCAATGGGCAAGTGAAGGCAGTTGTTCTAAAAACTG GTTTTAATACCGCTAAAGGGGAATTGGTCAGATCTATCCTGTATCCCAAACCCATGAACTTTAAATTATATAGAGATGCGTTCAGATTCCTAATGATTTTAGCCGGAGTTGCTGTCATTGGAACAATCTACACCGTGGCTGTTTTTGTCTTGCGGGGG GAGTCTCCTACTCAAGTAGTGATCAAAGCTTTGATCATTATCACTACTGCGGTCCCTCCAGCATTGTCAGCTGCTTTGTCTACAGGGATCATGTATGCTCAGCGCAGACTTAAAAGAAAAGGGATATTTTGCATCAGTCCTCAAAGGATCAATGTATGTGGTCGGctgaatattatttgttttgataAG ACGGGTACCTTAACAGAAGATGGATTAGATCTTTGGGGAGTGCTTCCTTCTCAAGGGAATTG TTTCCAGaaaatttttaactttacatCAGGTGAGACTTTACCTTGGAGTCCTCTTCTCGGAGCACTGAGCTGCTGCCACTCTTTAGTTTCTATTGATGGAAATCTACAAGGAGACCCATTGGatctaaaaatgtttgaaagcaCACAATGG gAATTCAACCAGTCAAGTTCTGAAAATAATGAAGCTACATCATCTAGCCTGATTGTAAAGCCTGGGCAAGTGTGCAGTTCT GGACCAGCAGAAGGAATAGCCATCGTCCATCAGTTTCCATTTTCCTCTAGTTTACAACGCATGTCTGTCATCACTCAAGAGGTTGGGCAAGACAAACTTGTGGTTTATATGAAAGGAGCACCTGAGATGGTGACTAAATTCTGCAGAGAAGACAGCG TTCCAAAAGGCTTTTCTAGTGAACTTCAATATTACACCATGAAAGGATTACGAGTTATTGGACTGGCATATAAAGTACTAGAAGAAGAAAAGCTCAGGAGTGACAGCAACTTTATCAG GGAGGATGTTGAATCAGATCTGGAATTTCTTGGTTTGCTTATattggaaaacaaattaaaacctgAAACCAAACCGGTTCTGCAAGAACTGAGCGCTGCCAACATCAGGACTGTCATGATTACTG GTGATAATCTGCAAACAGCCATAACTGTGGCAAAGACATCGGGTTTGGTTCCTGAGAACAGCAATATTATCCTTGTACAGGCAGAAGAACCGTCTGGACTGAGCTCTGCAAAGATCTCCTGGCATCCAGTTGAGAGCCAAGAACACAGTCCCAGTGATACCAAA GTatcatttaatattgatattgaAGGAAGAACAATTTTAGAGGAAGCACAAGGTGACTATCATTTTGCCATGAGCGGGAAGACATATCAAGTTGTCTTGGAGCATTTTCAAAGTTTGCTACCAAAA CTTCTGGTAAATGGGGCCATCTTTGCAAGAATGTCGCCTGGGCAAAAATCCAGTCTAATAGAAGAATTCCAAAAGCTAAA CTATTACGTGTGCATGTGTGGTGATGGGGCCAATGACTGTGGT GCTCTTAAAGTGGCTCATGCTGGCATTTCACTCTCTGAGCAAGAAGCTTCCGTTGCCTCTCCATTTACTTCCCGTACTCCAAACATAGGATGCATCCCAGAACTTATCAA GGAAGGGAGAGCTGCTCTGGTCACCTCTTTCTGTGTCTTTAAGTACATGACTCTTTATGCCATGATCCAGTTTGTTTGTTTACTTCTACTCTACTGG CAAGTGAACATCCTGTCAAACTATCAGCTTCTTGTCCAAGATGTGGCTGTAACTATTGTAGTCTGCTTGACAA tgAGCTTAAACCATGCATATCCTAAACTAGCACCATACCGTCCTCCGGCACAGCTGATGTCACCTCCCCTCTTGCTGTCAGTAGTCATTCATGTCATTGTTGCTACAGCCATACAGGTCTATGGATTTATTGTTGTCCAGCAGCAAACATGGTATTCTGTGCATCCTAGCAG AGCTTGTATCTTTGGGAATGCCAGTACATCAAACATCAGTACATCCTTTAACAGCACCATACTACCTACAACAAGTAGTCAATCTGGGTTTGATCTGAACATGAGCCATGAGAGCTACGAGACAGCCACACTGTGGCCATTGACCACTATCCACTGTATAATTGTGGCATTTATCTTCTCCAAGGGCAAACCATTCCGACAACCTATATACACAAATT aTCCGTTTTCTGTTGTACTGATAGTCCAGCTTGGAGTTTGCATCTTCCTTCTATTTGCTGACATTGACAGTATATATAAAGTGCTGGAG CTTGTGTGTATGCCAACTTCTTGGAGAACCACTATTCTGATCATTCTGATGATTACCATTGCTGTTTCATTCTTAGCTGAA